A genomic region of Raphanus sativus cultivar WK10039 chromosome 6, ASM80110v3, whole genome shotgun sequence contains the following coding sequences:
- the LOC108813070 gene encoding serine/threonine protein phosphatase 2A 59 kDa regulatory subunit B' eta isoform has translation MWKQILSKLPNNKKSSKNEHHHNHRGGGREHGSHSSSSSSSSSHASTSKSSDNNGVGKTKHSQTKSAPPVASSSDGNPKSNNNNNNGGVFTPYEALPSFKDVPNTEKQTLFIKKLNLCRVVFDFTDPTKNIKEKDIKRQTLLELVDYVNSANGKFSEGSVQEVVRMVSANIFRTLNPQPRENKVIDALDLEEEEPSMDLAWPHLQLVYELFLRFVASPETDTKLAKRYIDQSFVLRLLDLFDSEDPRERDCLKTILHRIYGKFMVHRPFIRKSINNIFYRFVFETEKHNGIAEFLEILGSIINGFALPLKEEHKVFLVRVLIPLHKPKCLQMYHQQLSYCITQFVEKDCKLADTVIRGLLKYWPVTNSSKEVMFLNELEEVLEATQPPEFQRCMVPLFRQIARCLNSLHFQVAERALFLWNNNHIENLIMQSRKVILPIIFPALERNAQKHWNQAVHSLTLNVRKIFQDLDPELFKECLAKFKEDESKEGETKAKREATWKRLEEVGMRKG, from the exons ATGTGGAAACAGATTCTAAGTAAGCTTCCCAACAACAAAAAGTCTTCAAAGAACGAACACCATCATAATCATCGTGGAGGAGGACGTGAACACGgttcccattcttcttcttcttcttcatcttcatctcaCGCCTCCACTTCCAAAAGCAGTGACAATAATGGCGTCGGGAAAACAAAGCATTCACAGACAAAGAGCGCTCCTCCTGTTGCCTCCTCCTCTGATGGTAATCCAaagagcaacaacaacaacaacaatggagGAGTCTTCACTCCTTACGAAGCGTTACCAAGTTTCAAAGACGTCCCAAACACCGAAAAGCAAACCCTCTTCATAAAGAAGCTTAACCTCTGCCGCGTAGTCTTCGACTTCACTGATCCCACAAAGAACATCAAGGAGAAAGACATCAAGAGACAAACCTTACTCGAGCTCGTGGACTACGTGAACTCCGCGAACGGGAAGTTCAGCGAAGGTAGCGTCCAAGAAGTGGTGCGCATGGTCTCAGCAAACATCTTCAGAACGCTAAACCCACAGCCACGCGAGAACAAAGTCATCGACGCTTTAGACCTCGAGGAGGAAGAGCCTTCGATGGATCTCGCCTGGCCTCACTTGCAGCTCGTCTACGAGCTTTTCCTGAGGTTCGTTGCTTCCCCTGAGACCGACACCAAACTGGCCAAAAGATACATAGACCAATCCTTCGTCCTGAGGCTACTAGACTTGTTTGATTCAGAGGAtcctagagagagagactgcCTCAAAACAATCCTCCACCGGATCTACGGCAAATTCATGGTCCACCGTCCTTTCATCAGGAAGTCGATAAACAACATCTTCTACAGGTTCGTCTTCGAGACAGAGAAACACAACGGGATCGCCGAGTTCCTCGAGATCTTGGGAAGTATAATCAACGGTTTCGCTCTTCCTTTGAAAGAAGAGCACAAAGTGTTTCTGGTTCGGGTTTTGATACCGCTCCACAAACCCAAGTGCTTGCAGATGTATCACCAGCAGTTGTCTTATTGCATCACGCAGTTTGTGGAGAAGGATTGCAAACTCGCTGATACGGTTATAAGAGGGTTGCTCAAGTACTGGCCCGTGACGAATAGTTCCAAAGAAGTCATGTTTTTGAATGAGTTGGAGGAAGTGCTTGAAGCGACTCAGCCTCCGGAGTTCCAACGGTGTATGGTGCCGCTCTTTCGCCAGATAGCTCGGTGTTTGAACAGCCTGCATTTTCAG GTTGCAGAGAGAGCTTTATTCTTATGGAACAACAATCACATAGAGAATCTGATAATGCAGAGCCGCAAAGTCATTCTCCCAATTATATTCCCTGCGTTGGAAAGAAACGCACAGAAACATTGGAACCAAGCTGTTCATAGCTTGACGCTAAACGTGAGGAAGATATTCCAAGACCTGGACCCTGAGCTGTTCAAGGAATGCCTTGCTAAGTTCAAAGAAGACGAATCAAAGGAAGGTGAGACCAAGGCCAAACGTGAAGCCACTTGGAAACGGTTGGAAGAAGTTGGAATGCGAAAAGGGTAA
- the LOC108806160 gene encoding F-box protein SKIP14, which yields MALNFSHRHLSSRVSEQPVEGLSERNGVVFSHSIDKGDSFGHGRNTGHLFSHPWCSSIDKADSFDYGGDVFSHPWCSSIEKGGSFDYGGGLFSHPWGLGIEKGDCFDYGRSRGDSASADVLDVLPSDPFGMDMNNTFTAITGWLEDLEVGYGRDEIVIGDGDHQLFAGLSFIWNNAMRFQEFRESSVYDNGFVGSLFGFEGDGPCPGAFIPATTSVDEVGGEGADVHPAFGFCLYHLGVKDLLSVSMVCKSLHNTVCDDSLLWKHVHISQPLNDKFNDESLLRLTERAHGTMQCLRLVDCSKITEDCLRKVLQRNPQVVKLGVPGCTRISIDGLVSILKDLKSAGKLKVKHLETGGLYGVTKDHYDELLDLLDIDNSVNRTMHKPRFYHRGYTFATCDDVVRGLDIEMCRKCENWRIVYDCPAEDCKGKEECRACSLCVQRCVQCGRCINGVYEETFCLEFLCSGCSKPRHLSFDDE from the exons ATGGCGTTGAATTTTTCTCATAGACACCTTTCTTCCCGTGTCTCTGAGCAACCAGTTGAGGGGTTATCTGAGAGGAACGGTGTTGTTTTCTCCCACTCTATCGACAAAGGTGACTCCTTTGGTCACGGAAGGAACACTGGTCATCTTTTCTCACATCCTTGGTGTTCAAGTATCGACAAAGCTGACTCCTTTGACTATGGTGGTGATGTTTTCTCACATCCTTGGTGTTCAAGTATTGAGAAAGGTGGCTCCTTTGACTATGGTGGTGGTCTTTTCTCACATCCTTGGGGTTTAGGTATCGAGAAAGGTGACTGCTTTGACTATGGAAGGAGCAGGGGAGATTCAGCTTCTGCTGATGTACTTGATGTTCTGCCGTCTGATCCGTTTGGGATGGATATGAACAATACTTTCACTGCTATTACTGGGTGGCTTGAGGATTTGGAGGTTGGTTATGGGAGAGATGAGATTGTGATTGGTGATGGAGACCACCAGCTCTTTGCTGGGTTGAGTTTCATTTGGAACAATGCAATGCGATTTCAGGAGTTCAGGGAGAGCAGTGTGTACGATAATGGGTTTGTCGGGTCATTGTTTGGGTTTGAAGGTGATGGACCTTGTCCTGGTGCATTCATACCCGCTACTACTAGTGTGGATGAGGTTGGAGGAGAGGGTGCAGACGTTCATCCAGCGTTTGGTTTTTGTCTCTACCACTTGGGAGTAAAGGATCTTCTTTCAGTCAGTATGGTTTGCAAGTCTCTGCATAATACTGTCTGTGATGACTCGCTACTGTGGAAACACGTCCACATTTCTCAACCGTTGAATGACAAGTTCAATGATGAATCTCTTCTGCGGTTGACCGAGAGGGCTCACGGCACTATGCAGTGTCTGAGGCTCGTAGATTGCTCGAAAATTACAGAGGATTGTCTTAGAAAGGTGTTGCAACGCAACCCACAAGTAGTCAAG cTTGGCGTGCCTGGATGCACAAGGATCAGTATCGATGGCCTTGTGAGCATCTTGAAGGATTTGAAGTCTGCGGGGAAGCTTAAAGTGAAACATTTAGAGACCGGTGGTCTCTATGGAGTTACTAAAGATCACTACGATGAGTTGTTGGACTTGTTGGACATTGACAACAGTGTCAACAGGACTATGCATAAGCCGCGGTTTTACCATAGAGGATACACGTTCGCCACCTGCGACGATGTTGTCCGGGGGCTAGATATTGAGATGTGTCGGAAATGTGAGAACTGGAGGATTGTGTATGACTGTCCAGCGGAAGATTGTAAAGGGAAGGAGGAGTGCCGTGCTTGCTCTCTTTGCGTACAGAGGTGTGTTCAGTGTGGTCGGTGCATCAATGGCGTGTACGAGGAGACGTTTTGTCTGGAGTTTTTGTGCTCTGGTTGCTCGAAGCCTCGTCACCTCTCGTTTGATGATGAATAA